ATTTGCCATGGTATTAGCGGGAATGCTTATGTGTTCTTGTCACTTTACCAACATACCAGGGACGTGCAGTACTTAGACATGGCTAGACGTTTTACTTGTTCTGTACTTGATAGAGCTCCTAAGGATATACCTCGAGGTGAAATGCATGGAGGTGATCAACCATATTCGTTGTTTGAAGGTATAGGAGGCTTGGCTTATCTCTTGTTGGACATGGTTGATCCTACCCAGTCTAAATTTCCAGCCTATGAACTCTGAGAATCTACATAATGTGGAAAGTAGAACTTATGTACATTGTACAATATATCTTACATACATTACCGAGGTAAATTGAGTGTAAAAAAGGGAAGAGCCTTAGCTTAGTTACAGCATTTTTTTGTAAATATTTGCAGTACTGTGTATATGGCCAAAAAACAATTATTTGCTTTTGGCCTCTTAAAATGGAAGAGCCTTAGCTTAGTTACAGCATGTTTGGTAAATATTGCAGGACTGTATATGACTGAAATTCTGTGTTCTAATAGCAACAATCGTGTATATCCGCTGTTATGAGTTTGCCAAAAGTTGAAACAGACATGGATTGAGTACATACTTCATATCTAGTATGCAAGAACTATTTAAACATTTGTTGcttgttttaaaaaaagttgCAGTGCGTGTATATGTGCTCTACTCGTGACAGACATTTTCACAAGGTTTTGTGGAATGAGTTTCTCAAAAGGTTTGAGAAACAAATATTACCAAAGTTTATCTAGTGTTCGAGTTTTTTTTCCTAAATCCACATCTATTAGCCGATGACATTCTCCAAACGGAGAGGAGAAAACATGACACCCGAGCGGGGAGATGAAGAGTAGCAGAAGCAAGGCAAATCAGACCAAGTTAAACTCCCTGGGCACATAAGCAAAGCTAATATCTCCATGGTGGAGGCAGCCTGGGTAATTTGGCTAACCAAGTAACCATATCAACAAGAGGGTGAGAACCACAAACACTAGCAACAAACAGATTAATTGCTTCCTGACTATTACTTTCAATGGCAACCCGAGGATAACTATGGTCCGAAACTAGATGAACAACATACCAAATTGCAGTGTGCTCCACGACCACGAGAAGGGGATGAGAGGTCCTTAGATTGTTGCAGAATCTAGTGGTGCAGGCGTCGCAAGCGCCATAGAGGACACCACCACAGCCTGCAGAGTGATCAAACTTGACCACTCCATCAATATTAAACTTCAACGTACCAAACTCGCTCCCTGCGTCTCGCGAATGGTACAACCATTACTTGCTGCCTCTTTGTGGCTAATATAATACAACATAGAAAGACGTATAATTAACTAGATTAGTTACATACAATTTAAGCATGTTAAAAAATGTTAATTCTATGTAATTATAATTAAACTACAATATAGGTATATGAAATAAAACTATACTTTTTTTTACACCGGAAagttataaataaaattatactaACCTCAATGATTATAAAATTTTGTAAATATACAAGgattaaaagaaagaaaaaaggaatAAACTTATAgtaataaaacataaaaaaatgaatagaagaagaaataatgaaagaatagaaaaggaagagaaaTGTGGTGTTGTGAAAGTGACGAGTAAGCCCTCTTTATATTGATGTCGGTAACTTATAAAAAGGTAAATAACTCGAACCGTCAATAAATGGACCGTACTATAGTTGCTTCGGTTGAATATTTTATCGACGGCCAAAACCTTTGGGAAATAGTTGGTGGTCTTGCCGACGGCCAAAACTTTTAGGAAAGCCATTACCAACCGTCTAGCCGTCAGTAATTGAGGACATTGTTAACGAATTTGTGATTTTCGATAAAAAAATCATCGGTAATGACCAATAACATAGTAGCAATACAATATCTCTCATTacacttctttttatttttggatCAAAATCTCCAATCCTTAAATAGTGTCTATTTCAATATTTCTCTATCATACCAGTAAAATTCTAATACGTAAATTAAAAATCATATAGGTAAACGTAAGGTTATAAATTtgcatttatttttttagtttacaTGACATAAGTTCATTGCTTATTTAAACAAACTCGCAATCAGGTCCATTCTTGAATTTTGGCTTTGCATTTCGGTCCTTTCTTTTTCATTCTTCCACCTGGGCCTTGTCATGGAGGATCCGAACCCCAAGTCCGAATCCGCACCCGAAGCGACGCCGTCAACCCCACAGGAAAaccaagaagccgccgctgccgGCGCCGGCGCCGGAAACATACTCTCGAACGCGCCCCTCTTGGATTGTTTGAAACGTGTCGCCCTTGACCTCAGACTAGCCGTTACCGTCGGTGCCGTACACAGAGACATACGCTGGGAGCTCCTCACCATGCCTCACGCGTCCCTCTCCGAGTGTTTCAAACGCGCCGCCCATGAGCTCAAACTAACCGTAGCTACTCAACTcaccattcttcttcttcttcttcttctttcttcttcttcttcttcttcttcttcttgttcttcttcttctcatttcTTGGTTTCTTACATAACACGCCAAGTGTTTGTGGTTATGTCTCAGATAGTGCTGCAAACGTATGGGTTTTCAGGGGAACTTGAGGTTAAGGACTACACTCTCAAGCATGGCCTTCTCGGCACCGCATTTCTGCTCTTCAAGTCTTACCAGGTCACCGGCAACACAAACGAGCTCGTTCTCTGCTCCCAGATTGTGAAAGCTTGCGATAATGCTTCTCTTCGTTCTaggttctctttctctctcatttcacTACCCCATTACCGTGTTTTGTGTTTTTCTGTTGCTGTGAGGTATAAAGATTGATGAATGGGTTTCAGGAATATCACTTTTCTTTCTGGGCGTGCTGGTGTTTGCGCCCTTGGGGCTGTTGCTGCACACTACTGTGGTAACAGCCAGTTATCGGGGTACTACTTGACCCAGTTACTAAAGGTATTGCTACAAAACAAGAATTGTATTTCTTTTTTAGGTTGTTATTGTGGTGTTTGGGTTGAATTGAAATGGTATGATTGGGACTTGATAGGACTATCAATTTGCATCAGAGTAGGAAAAAATGATATATCAATTGATGATTATAGATTTGTAGTCATTGGGGTGCTAATAAATCATGCAAATTAACTAACTGCTTGACTGATGTTAGGTCATAAGAACCAATAACTTAGCCTCTTGGTTGTGGGGTGCAGATTGAGCTGCCAGAAGATCTTCATGACGAGTTGACATACGGGAGGGCTGGTTTTCTATGGGCTTGTTTGTTCTTAAACAAACACCTTGGTCAGGATACAGTTCCTTACCAATATACTGTGAGTTTTGGTCTTGAACTGATCGGCGTGTTATATTTTACTAGTATGTTGTGAATTGAATCGGGAAAAGTGTCAGTTAATGCAATGTTGTTGGGTTTATGAAATTGTTTTCAGGCCCCGTTTGTAgatgaaattataaaatatgGAAGGGCATTGGGTAGCAAGGAGGAATGCCCTTTGATGTTTGAACTGTTCGGAGAGGAGCTCTGGGGTGCTGCGCAGGGATCGGCTGGGATTATGCATGTTCTTATGGATATGAAGTTGAAGCCAGATGAGCTTGAGGATGTTAAGGGAACTCTTAAATACATGATACATAACCACCTTCCCAGTGGAAACTATTCTGTAAGCGAAGTAGATAGGAATGATGGGTTATTGAACTGGTGTGATGGAGCTCCTGGAATAGCCATCACACTTGTCAAAGCAGCTAAGGTAAAAACTTGTTCGAGAAAATCTCATGATAACATGTTTTCTCTGATAAAATCTTAAGATCATTAG
This portion of the Lotus japonicus ecotype B-129 chromosome 3, LjGifu_v1.2 genome encodes:
- the LOC130742928 gene encoding lanC-like protein GCL2, with product MEDPNPKSESAPEATPSTPQENQEAAAAGAGAGNILSNAPLLDCLKRVALDLRLAVTVGAVHRDIRWELLTMPHASLSECFKRAAHELKLTIVLQTYGFSGELEVKDYTLKHGLLGTAFLLFKSYQVTGNTNELVLCSQIVKACDNASLRSRNITFLSGRAGVCALGAVAAHYCGNSQLSGYYLTQLLKIELPEDLHDELTYGRAGFLWACLFLNKHLGQDTVPYQYTAPFVDEIIKYGRALGSKEECPLMFELFGEELWGAAQGSAGIMHVLMDMKLKPDELEDVKGTLKYMIHNHLPSGNYSVSEVDRNDGLLNWCDGAPGIAITLVKAAKVFKDKEFLGAAMELGERIWKRGWPKHVGICHGISGNAYVFLSLYQLTGDLKYLYGAKAFACLALDRALVLITQGDRPYSLFEGIGGLAYLLLDMVDLSQSKFPAYEL